A genomic region of Mycobacterium senriense contains the following coding sequences:
- a CDS encoding amidohydrolase family protein: protein MTIDVWMQHPTARFLRSDMLASLRRWTGGTIPDTDIPIETTLASMDAAGVELGVLSAWRGPGGADLVSNDEVAQWIAAHPNRLAGLATVDLDRPMDAVRELRRRIADGGFVGLRVVPWLWNAPPTDRRYYPLFAQCVESGVPFCTQVGHTGPLRPSETGRPIPYIDQVALDFPELVIVCGHVGYPWTEEMVAVARKHENVYIDTSAYTIKRLPDELVRFMKTGTGQRKVLFGTNYPMITHEHALAGLDELGLSDEARRDFLRGNAERVFRLEAMK from the coding sequence ATGACGATCGATGTCTGGATGCAGCATCCGACTGCGCGGTTCCTGCGCAGCGACATGCTGGCATCCCTGCGGCGGTGGACGGGCGGGACGATCCCCGACACCGACATCCCGATCGAGACGACCCTGGCGTCGATGGACGCCGCCGGCGTCGAACTGGGGGTGCTCAGCGCCTGGCGCGGGCCCGGCGGCGCGGACCTCGTCTCCAACGACGAGGTGGCGCAATGGATTGCCGCGCACCCGAACCGGCTCGCCGGCCTGGCCACCGTCGACCTGGACCGCCCGATGGACGCCGTCCGGGAGTTGCGGCGCCGGATAGCCGACGGGGGATTCGTGGGGCTACGGGTGGTGCCGTGGTTGTGGAACGCCCCGCCCACCGACCGTCGCTACTACCCGCTGTTCGCCCAGTGCGTGGAATCCGGCGTACCGTTCTGCACCCAGGTCGGCCACACCGGCCCGCTGCGTCCGTCGGAGACCGGCCGGCCGATTCCCTACATCGACCAGGTGGCGCTGGACTTCCCGGAGCTGGTGATTGTCTGCGGCCACGTCGGCTACCCGTGGACCGAGGAGATGGTCGCGGTGGCCCGCAAGCACGAAAACGTCTACATCGACACCTCGGCGTACACGATCAAGCGGTTGCCGGACGAACTCGTCCGGTTCATGAAGACCGGAACCGGACAGCGAAAAGTGTTGTTCGGCACCAATTATCCGATGATCACCCACGAGCACGCGCTGGCCGGACTGGACGAACTCGGGCTGTCCGACGAGGCTCGCCGAGACTTCCTGCGCGGCAACGCCGAACGAGTTTTCCGACTGGAGGCAATGAAGTGA
- a CDS encoding ferredoxin, which yields MRVIVDRDRCEGNAVCLGIAPDIFDLDDEDYAVVKLDPIPADQEQLAEQAIAECPRAALQRGD from the coding sequence GTGCGGGTGATCGTGGACCGTGACCGGTGCGAAGGTAACGCGGTGTGCTTGGGAATTGCGCCAGATATCTTCGACCTGGACGACGAGGACTACGCCGTGGTGAAGCTCGACCCGATTCCCGCCGATCAGGAGCAACTGGCCGAGCAGGCGATCGCCGAATGCCCGCGCGCGGCACTTCAGCGCGGCGACTAA
- a CDS encoding acyl-CoA dehydrogenase family protein, with protein sequence MDFTTTEAANDLGNLVDTIVDSICTPGHQRELDGLDQRFDRDLWRKLIDAGILSSASASSLGGDGFGALEQIAILVALGHQLAAVPYLESVVLGAGALARFGSEELQQSWGVPAVNGEKTLAVALDGEMGDGPVQATSAGGGYRLTGTRTQVGFGPVADAFLVPAETDSGTAVFLVAADDPGVTVTALETTGLGSVGHLVLDGTEVDGGRKVGGAEVATWLGTLGTLGRSAFQLGVLERGLQMTAEYAREREQFDRPIGSFQAVSQRLADGYIDVKGLRLTLTQAAWRVSEDIPAEIDVASAAFWAADAGHRVAHTIVHVHGGVGVDTDHPAHRYFLAAKEIEFALGGATGQLRRIGRELAETPA encoded by the coding sequence ATGGATTTCACCACCACCGAAGCGGCGAACGACCTCGGCAACCTGGTCGACACCATCGTGGACTCGATATGCACCCCCGGACACCAGCGTGAGCTCGACGGGCTCGATCAGCGGTTCGACCGCGACCTGTGGCGCAAGCTGATCGACGCCGGCATCCTGTCCAGCGCCTCGGCTTCATCGCTGGGCGGCGACGGCTTCGGCGCGCTCGAGCAGATCGCGATCCTGGTTGCGCTGGGCCACCAGCTGGCCGCGGTGCCCTACCTGGAGTCGGTGGTGCTGGGCGCCGGGGCGCTGGCCCGATTCGGCTCCGAAGAGCTGCAACAAAGCTGGGGCGTGCCCGCGGTCAACGGTGAGAAGACGCTCGCCGTCGCCCTCGACGGCGAGATGGGCGACGGCCCCGTGCAGGCGACCAGCGCCGGCGGCGGCTACCGACTGACCGGCACCCGCACCCAGGTCGGCTTCGGCCCGGTTGCCGACGCGTTCCTTGTGCCCGCCGAAACAGACTCCGGCACTGCGGTTTTCCTGGTCGCGGCCGACGACCCCGGCGTCACGGTGACCGCACTGGAAACCACCGGCCTGGGCAGCGTCGGACACCTGGTCCTGGACGGGACCGAGGTGGACGGGGGCCGCAAGGTCGGCGGCGCCGAGGTCGCGACGTGGCTCGGCACGCTGGGCACGTTGGGCCGCAGCGCTTTCCAGCTCGGGGTGCTCGAGCGGGGCCTGCAGATGACGGCCGAATACGCGCGCGAGCGTGAGCAGTTCGACCGTCCGATCGGCAGCTTCCAGGCGGTGTCGCAGCGACTGGCCGACGGCTACATCGACGTGAAGGGGCTGCGGCTCACGCTCACGCAGGCGGCCTGGCGGGTGTCGGAGGACATTCCGGCCGAGATCGATGTCGCCAGTGCGGCGTTCTGGGCGGCGGACGCCGGTCATCGGGTGGCGCACACCATCGTGCACGTGCACGGCGGCGTCGGCGTCGACACCGATCACCCCGCGCACCGCTACTTCCTGGCCGCCAAGGAGATCGAGTTCGCCCTGGGCGGTGCCACCGGGCAGCTGCGCCGGATCGGCCGGGAGCTGGCCGAGACGCCCGCTTAG
- a CDS encoding 3-oxoacyl-ACP reductase, whose protein sequence is MTSSANATDLSGKVAVVTGAAAGLGRAEALGLARQGATVVVNDIAAALDASDVIDEINSAGSKAVAVAGDISERATADELVAQADSLGGLDIVVNNAGITRDRMLFNMSDEEWDLVIAVHLRGHFLLTRNAATYWRAKAKDAGGQVFGRIVNTASEAGLVGPVGQANYGAAKAGIISLTLTAARALGRYGVCANAICPRARTAMTADVFGDAPEVEAGGVDPLSPEHVVSLVKFLSSPAAAEVNGQVFIVYGPQVTLVAAPTVERKFSADGVAWDPAQLSSTLQDYFAGRDPEHNFSAGALMEQ, encoded by the coding sequence TTGACTAGCAGCGCGAACGCGACCGATCTCTCCGGAAAGGTCGCGGTGGTGACCGGTGCGGCCGCGGGCCTGGGACGCGCCGAGGCGCTCGGCCTGGCACGCCAGGGCGCGACCGTCGTCGTCAACGACATCGCCGCGGCGTTGGACGCCTCCGACGTCATCGACGAAATCAACTCCGCCGGTTCGAAGGCCGTCGCGGTGGCCGGCGACATCAGCGAACGCGCCACCGCCGACGAACTGGTTGCTCAGGCCGACTCGCTGGGTGGCCTCGACATCGTGGTCAACAACGCCGGGATCACCCGCGACCGGATGCTGTTCAACATGTCCGACGAGGAGTGGGATCTGGTCATTGCCGTGCACCTGCGTGGGCACTTCCTGCTGACCCGCAACGCGGCGACCTACTGGCGCGCCAAGGCCAAGGACGCCGGCGGCCAGGTCTTCGGGCGCATCGTCAACACCGCGTCGGAAGCCGGCCTGGTCGGACCGGTCGGGCAGGCGAACTACGGCGCCGCCAAGGCGGGCATCATCTCGCTCACCCTCACGGCCGCACGGGCGCTGGGCCGCTACGGGGTGTGTGCCAACGCCATCTGCCCCCGCGCGCGCACCGCGATGACCGCCGACGTGTTCGGCGACGCACCCGAGGTGGAAGCGGGCGGCGTCGACCCGTTGTCGCCCGAGCACGTGGTCAGTCTGGTGAAGTTCCTGTCGTCCCCGGCGGCCGCCGAGGTGAACGGACAGGTGTTCATCGTCTACGGTCCACAGGTGACATTGGTCGCCGCGCCGACCGTGGAGCGGAAATTCAGCGCCGACGGCGTCGCCTGGGACCCCGCTCAGCTGAGTTCGACGCTCCAGGATTACTTTGCTGGCCGTGATCCTGAGCACAATTTCTCGGCCGGCGCGCTGATGGAGCAATAG
- a CDS encoding MlaE family ABC transporter permease, which translates to MSYDATLRFRRIFARLQEPVDDFGEQALFYGQTMRYVPNALTRYHKETVRLIAEMTMGAGALVMIGGTVGVAAFLTLASGGVIAVQGYSSLGNIGIEALTGFLSAFLNVRVVAPVIAGIALAATIGAGATAQLGAMRVSEEIDAVECMAVHSVSYLVSTRLIAGLVAIIPLYSLSVLAAFFAARFTTVYINGQSKGLYDHYFNTFLIPSDLLWSFLQAIVMSIAVMLVHTYYGYNAHGGPVGVGIAVGQAVRTSLIVVVVITLFISLAVYGASGNFNLSG; encoded by the coding sequence ATGAGTTACGACGCCACACTGCGGTTCCGCCGCATCTTCGCCCGGCTGCAGGAGCCGGTCGACGACTTCGGCGAGCAGGCGTTGTTCTACGGGCAGACCATGCGGTACGTCCCCAATGCGCTCACCCGCTACCACAAGGAGACCGTGCGGCTGATCGCCGAGATGACGATGGGCGCGGGAGCGCTCGTCATGATCGGCGGCACGGTCGGTGTCGCTGCCTTCCTGACCCTGGCCTCCGGCGGTGTCATTGCCGTGCAGGGGTATTCGTCGCTGGGCAACATCGGCATCGAGGCGCTGACGGGATTCCTCTCGGCATTCCTGAACGTCCGGGTCGTCGCGCCGGTGATCGCCGGTATCGCGCTGGCCGCCACCATCGGCGCCGGCGCCACCGCCCAACTGGGCGCAATGAGGGTGTCCGAGGAGATCGACGCCGTCGAATGCATGGCGGTGCATTCGGTGTCCTACCTGGTATCGACCCGCCTGATCGCCGGCCTCGTCGCGATCATCCCGCTGTACTCGCTGTCGGTGCTGGCCGCGTTCTTCGCCGCCCGTTTCACCACGGTGTACATCAACGGACAGTCAAAGGGCCTCTACGACCACTACTTCAATACCTTCCTTATTCCGTCGGACCTCTTGTGGTCGTTCCTGCAGGCGATCGTGATGTCGATCGCGGTGATGCTCGTCCATACCTATTACGGCTATAACGCCCACGGCGGGCCGGTCGGAGTCGGGATCGCGGTCGGCCAGGCCGTGCGGACTTCGCTGATCGTCGTGGTCGTCATCACATTGTTCATCTCGCTCGCGGTGTATGGGGCGTCCGGTAACTTCAACCTCTCCGGATAA
- a CDS encoding acyl-CoA dehydrogenase has translation MRISYTPEQEELRRELRSYFTELMTPERREALTSTQGEVGTGTAYRDTVAQMGKDGWLTLNWPKEYGGQDRSPMDSLIFTDEAAIAGVPVPFLTINSVAPTIMAFGTEEQKKFFLPKIAAGELHFSIGYSEPGAGTDLANLRTTAVRDGDDYVINGQKMWTSLIAYADWVWLAVRTNPEAKKHRGISMLTVPTTAEGFSWTPVHTMAGVDTSATYYSDVRVPVTNLVGEENGGWKLVTNQLNHERVALVSPQPIFLALREVREWAQNTKDAGGARLIDSEWVQINLARVHAKAEVLKLINWELASAADEALSPADASAAKVYGTELATEAYRLLMEVLGTAATVRQNSPGSKLSGRVERMHRACLILTFGGGTNEVQRDIIGMVALGLPRNR, from the coding sequence ATGCGTATCAGTTACACCCCGGAACAAGAGGAGCTGCGTCGCGAGCTGCGGTCGTACTTCACCGAGCTGATGACCCCCGAGCGCCGGGAGGCGCTGACGTCGACGCAGGGCGAGGTCGGCACCGGCACCGCATACCGCGACACCGTCGCGCAGATGGGCAAGGACGGGTGGCTCACCCTGAACTGGCCCAAGGAGTACGGCGGCCAGGACCGCTCCCCGATGGACTCGCTGATCTTCACCGACGAGGCCGCCATCGCCGGCGTGCCGGTGCCGTTCCTGACCATCAACAGCGTGGCGCCGACGATCATGGCGTTCGGCACCGAGGAACAGAAGAAGTTCTTCCTGCCCAAGATCGCCGCCGGTGAACTGCACTTCTCCATCGGCTACTCCGAGCCTGGCGCCGGCACCGACCTGGCCAACCTGCGCACCACGGCGGTGCGCGACGGTGACGACTACGTCATCAACGGCCAGAAGATGTGGACCAGCCTGATCGCCTATGCGGACTGGGTGTGGCTGGCGGTGCGTACCAACCCCGAGGCCAAGAAGCACCGTGGCATTTCGATGCTGACCGTGCCCACGACCGCCGAAGGATTCTCCTGGACGCCGGTGCACACCATGGCCGGCGTGGACACCAGCGCCACCTACTACTCCGATGTCCGCGTCCCGGTGACCAACCTGGTCGGCGAGGAGAACGGCGGCTGGAAACTGGTGACCAACCAGCTCAACCACGAGCGGGTCGCGCTGGTCTCGCCGCAACCGATCTTCCTGGCCCTGCGCGAGGTTCGCGAATGGGCGCAGAACACCAAGGACGCCGGCGGCGCCCGGCTGATCGACTCGGAATGGGTGCAGATCAACCTGGCCCGCGTGCACGCCAAGGCCGAAGTGCTCAAGCTGATCAACTGGGAACTCGCCTCGGCGGCAGACGAAGCGCTGTCGCCCGCCGACGCGTCGGCGGCCAAGGTATACGGCACCGAGCTCGCCACCGAGGCCTACCGGCTGCTGATGGAGGTGCTGGGGACCGCCGCGACGGTGCGCCAGAACTCGCCGGGTTCGAAGCTGTCAGGCCGGGTCGAACGGATGCACCGGGCCTGCCTGATCCTGACCTTCGGCGGCGGCACCAACGAAGTGCAGCGCGACATCATCGGCATGGTCGCCCTCGGCCTGCCCCGGAACCGCTGA
- a CDS encoding MlaE family ABC transporter permease, producing the protein MREQLAVPARAVGGFFEMMLDTGRAAFRRPFQFGEFLDQTWMIARVSLVPTLLVSIPFTVLVAFTLNILLREIGAADLSGAGTAFGTVTQLGPVVTVLVVAGAGATAICADLGARTIREEIDAMRVLGIDPIQRLVVPRVLASTVVALLLNGLVCAIGLSGGYVFSVFLQGVNPGAFINGLTVLTGLRELVLAEVKALLFGVMAGMVGCYRGLTVKGGPKGVGNAVNETVVYAFICLFVINVVMTAIGVRISAK; encoded by the coding sequence TTGAGGGAACAACTTGCGGTTCCCGCCCGCGCCGTCGGCGGATTTTTCGAAATGATGTTGGATACCGGCCGGGCAGCGTTTCGCCGGCCTTTTCAATTCGGTGAGTTCCTCGACCAGACGTGGATGATCGCGCGCGTGTCGCTGGTCCCCACGCTGCTGGTGTCCATCCCGTTCACCGTGTTGGTGGCCTTCACGCTCAACATCCTGCTGCGCGAGATCGGCGCCGCCGACCTGTCCGGCGCCGGGACGGCATTCGGCACCGTCACGCAGCTGGGGCCGGTGGTGACCGTGCTCGTCGTGGCCGGCGCCGGTGCCACCGCGATCTGCGCTGACCTCGGCGCCCGCACCATCCGCGAAGAGATCGACGCGATGCGGGTGCTCGGCATCGACCCGATCCAGCGGCTGGTCGTGCCCCGCGTGCTGGCCTCCACGGTGGTGGCCCTGCTGCTCAACGGATTGGTGTGCGCCATCGGCCTTTCCGGTGGCTATGTGTTCTCCGTCTTTTTGCAGGGCGTCAACCCCGGCGCGTTCATCAACGGGTTGACGGTGCTGACCGGCCTGCGCGAGCTGGTGCTGGCCGAAGTCAAGGCGCTGCTGTTCGGCGTGATGGCCGGCATGGTGGGCTGCTACCGCGGCCTGACGGTCAAGGGTGGGCCCAAGGGCGTCGGCAACGCGGTCAACGAAACCGTGGTCTACGCCTTTATCTGTCTGTTCGTGATCAACGTGGTGATGACCGCCATCGGCGTGCGGATCTCGGCAAAGTGA
- a CDS encoding fructosamine kinase family protein has translation MTDFVKRNPAAPKGFFAAEAAGLQWLSAVDGGVPCAQVVSADDTSLTLRRLESVGPTREAARTFGGRLAITHDAGAPAFGTGPDGWDGPGFFGPLSQPLPMSLRAHRDWGEFYAEERLAPMAELAAPRLDAGTREAVDSVAARCRAGDFDDGGRPARLHGDLWSGNVMWTPDGVVLIDPAAHAGHRETDLAMLALFGCPHYDAVIAGYQEVRPLRPGWRDRTGLHQLFPLLAHVVLFGGGYAQQTHTCARAALTI, from the coding sequence GTGACCGACTTCGTCAAACGTAATCCGGCCGCACCGAAAGGTTTCTTCGCGGCCGAAGCAGCGGGGCTGCAATGGCTTTCGGCCGTCGACGGCGGCGTGCCGTGCGCGCAGGTCGTCTCCGCGGACGACACGAGCCTGACCTTGCGGCGGCTGGAATCGGTGGGCCCGACCCGCGAGGCCGCGCGTACGTTCGGCGGTCGGCTGGCCATCACGCACGACGCCGGCGCCCCGGCGTTCGGGACCGGGCCGGACGGCTGGGACGGGCCGGGCTTTTTCGGCCCGCTCTCGCAGCCGCTGCCGATGTCGCTGCGAGCGCACCGCGACTGGGGCGAGTTCTACGCCGAGGAGCGACTTGCCCCGATGGCCGAACTCGCGGCCCCGCGGCTCGATGCCGGCACCCGCGAGGCCGTCGACTCCGTCGCGGCGCGTTGCCGCGCGGGCGATTTCGACGACGGCGGCCGGCCGGCCCGGCTGCACGGCGATCTGTGGAGCGGCAACGTGATGTGGACGCCCGACGGCGTGGTGCTCATCGACCCCGCCGCGCACGCCGGTCACCGCGAGACCGACCTGGCAATGCTCGCGCTGTTCGGCTGTCCGCACTACGACGCCGTGATCGCCGGCTACCAGGAGGTGCGACCGCTACGGCCCGGCTGGCGCGACCGCACCGGGCTGCACCAGCTCTTCCCGCTGCTGGCGCACGTCGTGCTGTTCGGCGGCGGGTACGCGCAACAGACGCACACCTGCGCCCGCGCGGCGCTGACCATCTGA
- the fadD17 gene encoding long-chain-fatty-acid--CoA ligase FadD17, whose amino-acid sequence MDLTDDLTVTKLLAPLTEIDDRGIYFEDSFTSWRDHLQHGAAIAAALRARLDPGRPPHVGVLLENTPFFSAVLAAAGMSGIVPVGLNPVRRGEALQRDIARADCQLVLADSKSAETLGDIEHLNADSPEWADEIAAHRDAPISFQNASPADLFMLIFTSGTSGEPKAVKCSHGKVAIAGVTMSQRFDLGRDDVCYVSMPLFHSNAVLVGWAVAAACEGSMALRRKFSASNFIVDVRRYGATYANYVGKPLSYVLATPERPDDADNPLRAVYGNEGVPDDIERFGRRFGCVVQDGFGSTEGGVAIARTPETPVGSLGPLPDGIDIIDPDTGESCPPGVVGELVNTAGPGRFEGYYNDEAAEAERMAGGVYHSGDLAYRDDAGYAYFAGRLGDWMRVDGENLGAAPIERVLLRHPDITEVAVYPVPDAIVGDQVMAAVVMAPGTEFDDGKFRAFLAEQPDLGPKQWPSYVRISAELPRTVTFKVLKRQLAAQGVDCGDPVWKIQR is encoded by the coding sequence ATGGATCTCACCGATGACCTGACGGTCACCAAGCTGCTGGCGCCGCTGACCGAGATCGACGACCGGGGTATCTACTTCGAGGACTCGTTCACCAGCTGGCGCGATCACCTGCAGCATGGTGCCGCCATTGCCGCGGCGTTACGTGCGCGGCTCGACCCGGGCCGGCCGCCGCATGTCGGCGTGCTGCTGGAGAACACTCCGTTCTTCTCGGCGGTGCTGGCGGCGGCGGGTATGTCGGGGATCGTGCCGGTGGGGCTCAACCCGGTGCGCCGCGGCGAGGCGCTGCAACGCGACATCGCAAGGGCCGACTGCCAACTGGTGCTGGCCGACTCGAAGTCGGCTGAGACGCTGGGCGACATCGAGCATCTGAACGCCGATTCGCCCGAGTGGGCCGACGAGATCGCCGCGCATCGCGACGCGCCGATCTCTTTTCAGAACGCCTCGCCGGCGGACCTGTTCATGTTGATCTTCACGTCGGGCACCAGCGGTGAGCCCAAGGCGGTCAAGTGCAGCCACGGCAAGGTCGCGATCGCGGGCGTGACGATGTCGCAGCGCTTCGACCTGGGCCGTGACGACGTCTGCTATGTGTCGATGCCCCTGTTTCATTCCAACGCGGTGCTGGTCGGCTGGGCGGTCGCGGCCGCCTGCGAGGGCTCGATGGCGTTGCGGCGCAAGTTCTCCGCCTCGAACTTCATCGTCGATGTGCGCCGCTACGGCGCCACCTACGCCAATTACGTGGGCAAGCCGCTGTCGTATGTGCTCGCCACGCCCGAGCGCCCCGACGATGCGGACAACCCGCTGCGCGCCGTCTACGGCAACGAGGGCGTGCCCGATGACATCGAGCGCTTCGGGCGCAGATTCGGGTGCGTGGTGCAGGACGGATTCGGTTCCACCGAAGGCGGCGTGGCCATCGCGCGCACGCCCGAGACGCCGGTGGGTTCACTGGGCCCGCTTCCCGACGGCATCGACATCATCGACCCCGACACCGGCGAGTCATGCCCGCCGGGCGTGGTCGGCGAACTGGTCAACACCGCGGGGCCGGGCCGTTTCGAGGGTTACTACAACGACGAGGCGGCCGAGGCCGAGCGGATGGCCGGCGGGGTCTACCACAGCGGTGATCTCGCCTACCGCGACGACGCCGGCTACGCATACTTCGCTGGGCGGCTGGGCGATTGGATGCGGGTCGACGGCGAAAACCTCGGTGCGGCCCCGATCGAACGGGTGCTGCTGCGCCACCCCGACATCACCGAGGTCGCGGTGTATCCGGTGCCAGACGCGATAGTCGGCGACCAGGTGATGGCCGCGGTGGTGATGGCGCCGGGCACCGAGTTCGACGACGGGAAGTTCCGCGCCTTCCTGGCCGAGCAGCCGGACCTGGGACCCAAACAGTGGCCGTCGTACGTGCGGATCAGCGCCGAACTCCCTCGGACGGTGACGTTCAAAGTGCTGAAGCGGCAGCTGGCCGCACAGGGCGTCGACTGCGGCGACCCGGTGTGGAAGATCCAGCGGTAG
- a CDS encoding acetolactate synthase large subunit codes for MNGAQALINTLVDGGVDVCFANPGTSEMHFVAALDAVPRMRGVLALFEGVATGAADGYARIADRPAAVLLHLGPGLGNGLANLHNARRARVPMMVVVGDHATYHKKYDAPLESDIDALAGSVSGWVRRTSDASQVSADAVEGIAASRWGCQISTLILPADVSWSDGAQLFSNLEAQPTGADPLLAPEVLEVLGSGEPTVIMVGGDATRHAGLAAATRIAAATGARVLCETFPTRLERGAGVPAVDRLAYFAEAATAQLDGAKHLVLAGAKPPVSFFAYPGMPSDLVPAGCEVHVLAEYSGAADALIALADQLAPGTEAPVAPASRPQLPTGPLTSASAADAIGALLPEAAIVVDESNTSGVLLSGATAGAPAHDWLTLTGGAIGYGIPAAVGAAVAAPHRPVLCLESDGSAMYTISGLWTQARENLNVTTVLYNNSAYDILRIELQRVGAGSAPGPEALALLDLSDPTIDFVKLSEGMGVPARRVTTAEELADALRDAFAEPGPHLIDAVVPSITG; via the coding sequence GTGAACGGTGCCCAGGCCCTGATCAACACCCTGGTCGACGGCGGCGTCGACGTGTGTTTTGCCAACCCGGGCACCTCGGAGATGCACTTCGTCGCCGCACTGGACGCCGTGCCGCGGATGCGCGGCGTGCTGGCGTTGTTCGAGGGGGTCGCCACCGGCGCGGCCGACGGTTATGCCCGCATCGCCGATCGCCCGGCCGCGGTCCTGCTGCACTTGGGCCCCGGACTGGGCAACGGCCTGGCCAACCTGCACAACGCCCGTCGCGCGCGGGTGCCGATGATGGTCGTCGTCGGCGACCACGCCACCTATCACAAGAAGTACGACGCCCCACTGGAATCCGACATCGACGCGCTTGCCGGCAGTGTCTCGGGGTGGGTGCGCCGAACCAGTGACGCCTCCCAGGTGTCGGCCGACGCCGTCGAGGGCATCGCGGCCAGCCGGTGGGGTTGCCAGATCTCAACGCTGATCCTGCCCGCCGACGTGTCGTGGTCCGACGGCGCCCAACTGTTCTCCAACCTGGAGGCACAGCCGACGGGCGCCGATCCGCTGCTGGCGCCCGAGGTGCTCGAGGTGCTTGGCTCCGGGGAGCCGACGGTGATCATGGTGGGCGGTGACGCCACCCGCCACGCCGGCCTGGCGGCGGCTACCCGGATCGCGGCGGCCACGGGTGCCCGCGTGCTGTGCGAGACCTTCCCGACCCGGCTGGAACGCGGCGCCGGCGTCCCCGCGGTCGACCGACTGGCGTATTTCGCCGAGGCCGCGACGGCCCAGCTGGACGGCGCCAAGCACCTGGTGCTGGCCGGCGCCAAGCCGCCGGTCTCGTTCTTCGCCTACCCGGGCATGCCCAGCGATCTGGTACCCGCCGGCTGCGAGGTGCATGTGCTCGCCGAATACAGCGGCGCGGCAGACGCTTTGATCGCACTCGCCGATCAGCTGGCACCGGGCACCGAAGCGCCGGTGGCGCCCGCATCGCGTCCCCAGCTGCCGACGGGCCCGCTGACCTCCGCGTCGGCCGCCGACGCGATCGGGGCCCTGCTGCCCGAAGCCGCGATCGTGGTCGACGAGTCGAACACCTCCGGTGTGTTGCTTTCGGGCGCGACCGCCGGTGCGCCGGCGCACGACTGGCTGACCCTGACCGGCGGGGCGATCGGCTACGGCATCCCGGCCGCCGTGGGCGCCGCGGTGGCCGCCCCGCACCGTCCGGTGCTGTGTCTGGAATCCGATGGTTCGGCGATGTACACGATTTCGGGATTGTGGACCCAAGCCCGCGAGAACCTCAACGTGACCACCGTGCTGTACAACAACAGCGCCTACGACATCCTCCGAATCGAGCTGCAACGCGTCGGCGCCGGGTCCGCGCCCGGGCCCGAAGCGCTCGCGCTGCTCGATTTATCAGACCCCACAATAGATTTCGTGAAGCTCAGCGAGGGCATGGGTGTACCCGCGCGGCGCGTCACCACCGCCGAGGAATTGGCCGACGCGCTGCGCGACGCCTTCGCCGAACCCGGGCCGCACCTGATCGACGCCGTGGTGCCGTCAATAACGGGCTAG